From the Glycine max cultivar Williams 82 chromosome 11, Glycine_max_v4.0, whole genome shotgun sequence genome, the window AGGAGATGCATCAAGCTAGTGCAAGTTAGGCTACCGCATATAGCTTACATGAAATGAAGTATGGAAATGaccatacaaaatttaaactatgaTGCTCGTGAATGATGAAGAATCTTAGCTGGTTGAAAGTGCAGACTCTTGTTTTAAAGCTGGTGAATGATAACTTGAAGACACCAAGGCTACATCTTCAACAAAGTCCAAAGCTACATAGGCATGAGATTCTATTCTACCACGTTCAACATGAACTAAAATGCATGACATTTCAATCACGTGAACTCAAACCATTATGTGAAGTCCAATCAAGTACATAGGCATGAGATTCTCAAAGTTGGCTAAAGACAAATGCATGCCTCGTGAAACAAAAAAGCCATGAATAGTTTATGGTTGTGTGTGATGCATTCCACGTAAACTCAATGGCTTTATACAAATTATACTTTCATATAGTGTTAACTTATCCAAAGCCAACTTATCTCATATAGCGTGCCTTTATCCACTTGCAGTTTCATTCTTCTCCACTCTTATTTTCATCCAACCTAAGTTCCCttatgaaacttatttttgtttctcaCATCCCACTTTTTTCATCCTTGTTTTAATCTTCTGTTTCCTTTATTGTGAACCAATGGCACATGCACAACCTGGACCTACTGATGGCTTGTTGTTGCGCTTACAAGACAATCATGTTTCGAATCAAGTGTGGAAAGGCTAAGAGAATGATTCGTCCAAGGTGTAATTCTGTTAGGGCTTTTAGCACTTGGATCGTATATATAATCATGTCAAAAACCTAATAAATGAAGCTGGTTTTGGTCATGTTATAAATGTCAGAAAGATTGATATTAACCACTATTTGGTTAATGTGTTGGTTGAACGTTGGGGAACCGAAACTCACACATTTCATTTTCCACATGGGAAGACAACCATAACTTTATAAGATGTGGTACTGTAGTTGGACCTTAAGATTGACGAACTATCAGTAACTGGTGCCATTATCGGTGATGTATGTGTTGCTTGTCAGGCCTTACTTGGGGACACTCCACCTGATAGGTATATAAAGGGAAAAATGATTTATCTAACCTAGTTCCGGCAAAATTTTCAGCAACTTTCacttgatgttgatgatgttgtcaTTGCACAACATGCTAGAGTTCATATCATGATGCTCACATGCGGATGTTTGATGCCAGATACATCAGGAGCAAGAGTTCATTTTATGTATCTCCTTTTGTTATCAAATTTGACCGAGGCAGCTCATTATAGTTGGGGGTAGCAGTATTAGCATCCCTTTTTCGAGCTCTAGATACAAATGAAGttcatttcttaattttcatGTTAAGTATTTCTACGTGTTTCCTATTCGTTAATAAATATGTGACAATacaaatatatgtaaataaggtcattaattaataatgttaagGTATCAATGGTTGTTTGTGCAAAATTACCACTCATATGTTTTACAGTTGTGGAATGACATGCAGTAGACAGGGTCATGAGACAATTTGGACTGCGCTAAAATATTCCAGATGACCTGCCAAACCTAAATCAACTCCACAACATAGATATGAGAGAGggaacatatattttttggccTCACCGTCATTGTCACTAGATTACTAAATGGAATCattagaataattatattgtttaaGGTGGAATGGACCAATGTATTTTCCATGAAAATTCAGAATACATGTAATGGTATATACGTCGAACTAGACGATATATATCGCGCGAGGGAACACTATCTACTGAGGTTGTAAGTTTACTTTagaatttttaataaactattgCTATTATTATTCGTTATTATTTCTAACTTTGTAAATCTTAATTCATAGTATTATCCTGACCATCACCACCATCAATCACATGTTGAACCCAGTGTACCTTCATCGCATGTTTCTGGATATATGTCCCAACATCATCAATCACATGCACAATCTATTTATCAATCATCTGGTTTCTTTGGATACATGCCTCAAGGATGTGAACAAAGTTTTCAACCATTAGGGTTCTTATCATATATGCCTCAATACTCATCTCAAGTTCCTTCTACCTCAAATGTTGTTGATGGACTCTCATAAAGGTTTGGTACCACTTTCAACACTATGCCATATGCTTATAAcacaccaccatcgagctcttGTTATTGTCCATCATTACCTACTCAAATGCATGACACAAGtaggaagaagatgatgataataACAATACCAACCaaaatgatgataatgatgatgatcatgacaATGGTGGTGATCATGTTTCTCAACAACAATAAACAAGTACATGTGATCATCCTAAAACAAGAGGAGGAAAATATTGTAGCACTAGAGGATAACAACCACCTACAAATTCAATGCAACAAGATGAGAGACCTTAACGCATATCTAGGAGAACTCATTGTAGGACATCATCtcactattaatatttttgctaaaagaagatgtaatttttatttaaatttaagtattttgcattattttttttcatttacaaatcaaatttcttaacattagtaaaaaaatatataaaatattaaatatagaaaatatattaaataaaataattttaaaaatataaaaatattacataaaatcacataaaaagtatatacaaaatattaaataaaactaaaacaagtaaaaaaattatttattagataattaaatttaaaaaactatttataatttttaattttttttaacataaaacaaaaaaattagaactcataaataaatatatgacttctaaataaaaaaataaaacactaacaactttaaagttgtaaaataaaaaaaatatttacaaatttagactttaaaatcgtaaaaaaaaagcactttatgactttaaatcgtaaaaacaaaaaaaaaattacaacttaaaagtcataaattaaaaataattaattaaaatcgtaaaaaaatttaggactttaattagaaaaaaaagaagtcatAATATATGTAACTTTTGACTCAAAAATGATAATACTTATTATGACTTATCACAAataagtaataatttaaaaacaattctcaattagtaaattaaaaaaaaaattacccatatatgataaattggtCTCAAATTTCACGTCAGATATGTATCACTTCAATTaccatttttttggtttaattataAGTATACGTTACTTCTTATTTATCTTCCAATTAATCATTTCTCATCATGTCAGTACATTTTAGAATAACATTATATCTCTAATAATTGTGACCCATGCCAAccctaaaagactaaaaataaggaACAAAGTCCAATATGCATAAAATTTAAAGTTCAAAATCACAATATAGATTAAATCTTGGTACCCTTTTGTTATAATCCATTCTTTTTTTTGCCAAAGGTGGTACTGTTGCGGGTAAGGTAGCTCGAGTTTATTGCAGGGCTTTCATTCCATCTATGTCATGGATACCCTTTCAAGGATTAGATTCCTCCCCACTTGTTACAGTCTTCAGTTCCCAAAAATCTCTGCATTATCTCGTTTCCCAAATGCTTTTTCCACAGCCACTCCCCTGGTTTCAGTGCTAAGAGTAAGAGCTGGTCCTCCTTCAGGTTAGCCACTCACTCTGTTTCTTGCGTCGCAATTGGACTTgttccattgttttttttatcccttTAGTGAGTTAGCATTTTTGGAAAGGGGAAGGGGTTTGGGGAAATGGGTAATAGACAATTGAATATGATGTTTCAAGCTCAGAATGGAAAAGATGCGCAGTGACAGGCATAATTCTCATGGTTGAGTTCTTATTGTATGCACATAATTTTCGTCTGAACTCTGAAGAATGTTTCTCTCTGCTGGAGAAACAGCATCTTCTATTTGAATTGGAGATACTTTGTATTACAGTTTGTTAACTTAGACTCTGCATTGGAAAAAATAATTGCACACACtctatatttttgcaatttGGAAAATTTGGATTTATTTGAAAGTAATTCTGGCTGGCTAGCTCCAGATTATTGTTTCAACTGAATATTTTGTCAGAAaagctttgaaaatataatattgtgcttggattatttaaaaaaatatccaattTTTTGTTGCAAGGTTAACATGATAGCTAGGTTTAATGTTTGACTAAAATCATCATCTCTTTTAAGTACATGCATCTTTTTTGGTGTTTggattgcaagagaatgggttGGACCATTAGAAAGAAGAGGCATTTGAAGTGTTACTTTTCTTGGATGAGTAGTTTGTTGATACATTCAAGTTGAGGGTGCATCAAAATAAGTAAACAACTGTTGTCAAAGAAAGGTTTCTGTTTTATTTTAGGGAATTTAATGGCTTCCTTTCTTATGTTTCTTATTGTTATTCATTTTAGTTctcttttatttgttattccgACTACGATTCTGTTAAAATATGTTAGATTAATAATAGAGTTGCAATTTTCACCCAGCTCTTCTTGATTAAAAGCTAGTATGGTTTGACATTCTTATCACTATTTTCGTTATTTTTCTATCGCCTTTTTTCCATTGATGTATAGTTAGATATAAAAACCATTCATGAGCTTTAACCTAATAGCTGAAGCTTTTGCGAGAATCGGTTGTTGACATGGTATTAGAGTCTCTCTGACCAAGTAAACAAGAGTTCCTCGTCATCTGTTGAATTTCAGTATAAGGTAGCTAAGCATAAGAATATGCATAAATATTGTGTTGTAATTTTAGGTATCCTTACAAAATACCAATATAACCATCAGGAACACATTACTTGATATCTGATCTATGTGCTCTTCTTAGTAGGATCTGTTACGGAAAAAATAACTGGCTAACAGTGACTTCATGATTCTTCCTCAACTGAAACCTCTTTATTCCTTAACTTTTCAGATgaggaggaaaaaaaactatatgtGATGGCTCCGTATGTTGGGGACCCTAACTTAATAGGGTTCCCATTATTCTCTAATAGGCCAACATTGACGTTTGCTCATTTAAGTCCATATCCTCTGATTTAGTTGTTTAACggactcacttaatttgatcacataaaataaaatccattaatgataaatagctaatataattgtcttataatattagtccacattaattattggaatagaaaattccaaTATATTGTCCTAGCCTCAAGCCAAAAATAGTACTCTTACATCAGTAgatgtaaataaaaattgaatttgagcACAAGGTAGCCTTAGTCCTCGTCATTTGTTGAATTTCAGTACAAGGTAGCTAAGCATAAGCATAAACATTGTCTACTCTTCAAGCTGAAAAAAGGCTCTTGCATTGGTGGAGTGTTTGAAAAATGTTCATCAGTTGTATTGTTCATTGACGAATACCTCATCCTTCTAGCTTCTACATTTATTGAATTACATGTTCTGCCACTGTTATTTCTATCATTTTAGCCCCAGCATATGTAATACTTAATCCTTGGCAcagtatcttttttcttttcactcagTCCTTGTTTCTGCTGAAAGCTAATTGGTTGAAACTCATTTTTTAGTGAGTGATACAGATGAGGATGTcttgcaaatattttttaaggagaGAGAATTAAATGGGGATTTTATATCAAGAGCTTCCGATTTATTATGGAGAAGAGATTTCAGAAGTTCTGGTGATTATGATATTAGCGAGCTCACCGACAACACTTCTCAACAAATAGAGCAGGTGCAGCAGACTCATTATATCTAATTTCGAACTATTCCTATCCAATTTTAAAGATTCTATCAAGTGTGTCAGTTTTGGCAATTTGTTGCCTTGTACTGATTCATTGCAAATTTTGTATATTGATTCGTTGGTCAAATAATTCAATTTCACgtgttttttataatatttgtagaTCATAGAGACTGACAGTGATGGTGGTTTTTTGAAACTTACAAGAACCCAAGAGTGGCTAACAGGTGACAATTCTCCACCAATAAACAAGAAGGTGACTGCTAAGGTATGCTTTAGAGTAGTTTTCATTTTACATCCcaactttcattttcttctgtATGTTATTATCTTGTCAGGGAAATTGgatatgaaattgatgtgttacaatgcatattttattttgtcaaatgtttttcaaattcaccttCTCTCTGtggtaaataaataataacccAGTCATCCAATAATGTTGGAAACTTCATTTCATATATCAACAGGCATTACAGGACAGCAGTGCAAGACGCATGAAACTGAACATGCTCAAATATGAATCTGTACAATACCTCTCTTGACCTCGttattgttctttctttgctcaAGTTTAGTGACATCAGTGTTTTCTTACCTCAAGGCATGTAGGTTTTGATTAATTACAGTTGTTCAGATGTTGTGTAAGGCTGTTGGCTGCTTAttctgtcatttttattcttaattgtaGCTCAAGAGGGAATTACTGCTTCTATCTGTGGGTATTGGACTGGCTTGTAGTGGATATTGCTTGGTTATTTTTTCCGTACAGGTAAACTTTACATTTGCATGCTGTgtctcaaaaaataataaaaaagtcttATCATTTTGCTATTATAATTCAGAACCAGATCATTTTTGTGCTTCTTACCACTCATTTATGTTCTCTTTCTTCATGATAAGTCTAACTTTGGATGGATGCCAATGTCTTACCATAATGCTTTAACTTCAAACACTACCCCATGGTGTAAGTTTCAAATTATTTCCTTCACTGATGTGTGCCATTCTCCTAAATGTGTAGGCTGCTATAAGTTATGCGATTGGAGTCCTTTTCAGGTTTGTTATTGCATTGTATTATATTGATACTGTCATATTGAATTATTTGTTAAATGAGCTTAAGGGCCACTAGTAAGACAGTTAGAGCCTAAATTGATATTGttcatcattgttttttttgtgtgtgagagaaaagaaaagattaaacTGTTCTTACCATTGCTCATTATTATACTTAACTGATATATCATTTTCAATGCAGTTGCTTGTACCTTCAACTCTTGTATCAACATGCAGACAACCTATCCAGTGAAGATGTTCCTCAAATATTCAAGAAAAAGAAGTCGAAGAAGTACAAATGAAAACTTGTGCATTGAATTTGATCTAATTGTGCTAGTTAGCATTCTCTGTTGTTGACATTCTCTTATCCCTTGTTTTGGATAAACAATATTTCTTAACCAGAATTGGTATAAGAAGTGAAGACCTTGAAGATTTCTTGGAGAGGACAATCAAGGGTAGCGGTATATCTCTTTCATCTCCCAGGCTAGTTATTCCAGCAACAATATATGGGCTTTGGATTCTGTTTCATCAGTATTTTACCAATGACATTTTTGATTTCCAGGTAATCCTTGGCAGCATGCATatcaaaaaatgttttcttgagCCGCCAAGGtttcttgtttggataaatttcttcataagcacttatagaagaagaaaataagaagataaaataaattaagcatCTCCTAtgagttaaaatcaactcatgcACTTTACTTCTATAAAAGCAATCTCATTTAAATTCTCTAAAAGTCAAAGTATGTAAATTAACTTAGGCTTACAGGAGaaactcaattcattttatcttcaTAATTTCTTCTCCCATATGTACGCATGGAGAGAAGTTTATCCAATCATGGCCTTACTATTCAACTTTCCTTAAATACATTGGTCATTCATTTATATATGTCTCTTGTTCACCCTAGCTTGTGCCAGCCATGTTCGGAATGTTTGTCTACAAGGCTGCTGTTCTGGTGCAAGCTTATAGAGACAATGAAGGTTTACGGTTTGTATTTCCCGAAAATGAAGATGGATCAAGctattgaaatatttattttgctaTGCTCAGCACTCAGCAGCTGAGTACACTACTCACTATACCCTTGGACATTGGAAATGCTGAGCTGCATCCTTAACTGAGCACTGATTACAAGTTACAACCCTTCACCGCATTCATCTTCTtgttgaattttagaatgatgcTATTTCAAGTGTATTAATATCATGTCTCTGAATTCAAAACATGACATAAATGGATGCATATTGGATAGCCATTAGCCTCCGTCCCACTTTTATTTTGTAcccataaaaattgaaattgatgtTGAAAGAATACAAGACGATTTGAAATGGTAAATAGTGGTTGTTAAATGTTAATATTCCCCATATACGTGTAGTTCCAAACTATATTGTTGCACTGGCTACTGAGATGTAAATATAAAGTGATAGTTAGTTGTTATGCTTGCGTGTAGTTATACATTTATGGTCCCTTGTTGTATTCGATAATTATCAGGTGTCCAATGCAGTGTGgagaaattttcttatatttttaggaAAATGTTTCTGTTCAATTGTGGCAGGAGGTTGACATTGACGACATGGCTGAACCATGCATGGGTGTTAGCAATCAGGTTAATTAATCTTGGAAATGGTAGGAGTATTTATTGGTTATTCTCAATATTTCCCTTGCATAATTTCATGTCATCACTACTCTCTGTCACATTTGTTTTTTTCACATGGTCTTATCTATCTTATCTAACTTAAACATGATTGTCTCAAGTGAAAAATATCTAtagtttagaagaaaaaaactaatctTTTCTCTTGCTCAGCCctcactcttttctttctcttcgtcAAAATCAATGGTTTATTTCAATTAATACAACCCAATGTGACTCTATGTTATTGTTATGCAACTACCATCAGATGTTATTTTCATTAGCTTTACTAATAAAGCATTTATTACAAGGTTCAttaatatttagttatttacGGTGCAAATCATGATTCATGGCCAAAAGTCCAAAAATCTTAATTAGCCTGTATATACCCAATGGTAACGTACTAACGTTAACCTTCAATCCTCACCCATGCACGTAAAGGGAATATCATATTTGAGGAAACCGTTTAACTCTTTTACTATAAATAAGTATTCTTTTCAAAACCAAAACACTAATGTTTCACAAACCTAgctgaaagttaaaaaaaccatcatattgaattataaatatatggtagaattatatattgaagtagctgaaaaatataaaattatataaagaataaaaataataaaatttaatcttaaatagaaaaaattaaaaatgaaatctaataaatatttaaagataaaaagaaaataaatataaaaactagaaagtaatattcaaaaaaaaaaactattttaaatatcattttaagaaATGATAAAAACTATTAAGAAGATTAACTTAGTAAAAAGTCTttttagctaataaaaaaaacaaaactaactgaAATATTTTACGAATAAAATCTAATGATAGCTTTCATGGTGCCAAGTTTGAAACAAATTGCGAGATAAGTAAATGCTCAAGCTCAATCGagttttctctttaatttttgtttccgGCCCATACATGTTAGTTGATCTTGAAAGTTACTTTGAATATGTCCTccattattgtaaaaattttgTGCAggagtatttttaaattttaagaaaaatactaaaaaaaatcattcaaaaaataaaaatactaaaattaattttttgaatttgtgttgctttaaaactatttaattatcgtaaaattatataaacatatttttaattaaaaaacatttttaaataaatatttaaacagATTGctctaatatatttctttctttctttcagcaTCATGTTTATTACATTTAATAACACGCAAATTATTCAAGACTTCAAGTTCTTGATCATTGATTTTGTTTTCACTTTAActcaaatcatattaaaaaaaaactcaaaattactATTGAAACACAACTTAATCAAAGTGTTTCACAAATATATAACttaatgaaatttaattcaaaCGTCCCGAGCCATCCAACCAAACATATgaacatttaaaaaacatttggggttatatatatatatatatatatatatatatatatatatatatatatatatatataaaataatttcaataatgttttttttctctatcacATTCTAtattgttttccctttttcatTGTTGTTCAAAAAgttgtgaaaataatttttctttaaaatgttattgtggttgtatttttttcttctgaaaataAGATATCCTTGTACGTATAGTTCCTCGAAACATAAAGATCACCAAGTGTGTGTTTTGTTTCTCCCAAAATTTTGTTCCACGTATATGAATAGAAGATTTATTCCTAATATTTTTCCTTAGTTTCATCGAGACTCACttgaaagagaaggaaaaatcttaaaaagaaaagaaagtatcttaaaatggaaaaaaagaaaaagaaaatccacTACTACTCTCACTAAGTCACTATAGTGAACCGTGGCTATGCTACTACTAAACCTGGTTTGAGTGGTTTCCTCATCTTCTCCCTCTTGAATCAGCGTCACTTTCTCTCTAGCATAATTTTGTGCCTACCTTCTtctgaaatgaaaaataaatataattaatattattatattgatcGATGGAAACAGACTGACATATTTAAGCGTAGATCGGCATCGTCGTGTAGTGTTGTATCCACTTGTCAATCG encodes:
- the LOC100779185 gene encoding uncharacterized protein isoform X1, translated to MDTLSRIRFLPTCYSLQFPKISALSRFPNAFSTATPLVSVLRVRAGPPSVSDTDEDVLQIFFKERELNGDFISRASDLLWRRDFRSSGDYDISELTDNTSQQIEQIIETDSDGGFLKLTRTQEWLTGDNSPPINKKVTAKALQDSSARRMKLNMLKYESLKRELLLLSVGIGLACSGYCLVIFSVQAAISYAIGVLFSCLYLQLLYQHADNLSSEDVPQIFKKKKSKKIGIRSEDLEDFLERTIKGSGISLSSPRLVIPATIYGLWILFHQYFTNDIFDFQLVPAMFGMFVYKAAVLVQAYRDNEGLRFVFPENEDGSSY
- the LOC100779185 gene encoding uncharacterized protein isoform X2, producing the protein MDTLSRIRFLPTCYSLQFPKISALSRFPNAFSTATPLVSVLRVRAGPPSVSDTDEDVLQIFFKERELNGDFISRASDLLWRRDFRSSGDYDISELTDNTSQQIEQIIETDSDGGFLKLTRTQEWLTGDNSPPINKKVTAKLKRELLLLSVGIGLACSGYCLVIFSVQAAISYAIGVLFSCLYLQLLYQHADNLSSEDVPQIFKKKKSKKIGIRSEDLEDFLERTIKGSGISLSSPRLVIPATIYGLWILFHQYFTNDIFDFQLVPAMFGMFVYKAAVLVQAYRDNEGLRFVFPENEDGSSY